One Curtobacterium sp. MCLR17_032 genomic window carries:
- a CDS encoding Stp1/IreP family PP2C-type Ser/Thr phosphatase, with protein sequence MTARTLSAAVSHVGRIRANNQDSGYAGQHLFAVADGMGGHAGGDVASAIAIRRIREVDREFPSAHDAEFALQSALIAANQLITETVFEHQELTGMGTTVSAMIRVGDQLAIAHIGDSRIYRWRDGELQQITSDHTFVQRLVDSGRITPEEAAVHPRRSVLMRVLGDVDAAPEVDTAIMDIRPGDRWLLCSDGLSSYLAEERIRHALASTMDANQVTQRLVKETLDHGAPDNVTVVVLDVTDSEPGEDDDAATTVGSAAAPLTFEASTGRKPIRLPTILLHPLKVSAAPEDSHFEPESDQYFAELIAEDRRRRVRRRVSWSIALVIAILALIGALFLGYRIVQDHYYVGTDRGSVAIYKGVQQSIGPIALSDVYEDTDISLTELPDYTRENVRSTINATSLQDARAIVDRLRTAAETGQDQSGTGGSGDSPTSSPSASPSGSATPRSPSPSPSRSAR encoded by the coding sequence ATGACGGCTCGCACGCTGAGCGCCGCTGTGTCCCACGTCGGACGCATCCGCGCGAACAACCAGGACTCCGGCTACGCCGGGCAGCACCTGTTCGCGGTGGCCGACGGCATGGGCGGGCACGCCGGCGGCGACGTCGCCTCCGCGATCGCCATCCGGCGCATCCGAGAGGTCGACCGCGAGTTCCCCTCGGCACACGACGCCGAGTTCGCACTGCAGTCGGCACTGATCGCCGCGAACCAGCTCATCACCGAGACGGTGTTCGAGCACCAGGAGCTCACCGGCATGGGCACCACGGTGAGCGCCATGATCCGGGTCGGCGACCAGCTGGCGATCGCGCACATCGGCGACTCCCGCATCTACCGCTGGCGCGACGGCGAACTGCAGCAGATCACCTCCGACCACACGTTCGTGCAGCGTCTCGTCGACAGCGGGCGGATCACGCCCGAGGAAGCCGCGGTGCACCCGCGCCGCTCGGTCCTCATGCGGGTGCTCGGCGACGTCGACGCCGCGCCCGAGGTCGACACCGCGATCATGGACATCCGCCCGGGCGACCGGTGGCTGCTCTGCTCCGACGGGCTGTCGTCGTACCTGGCAGAAGAGCGCATCCGGCACGCGCTCGCGTCCACGATGGACGCCAACCAGGTCACGCAGCGTCTGGTCAAGGAGACGCTCGACCACGGCGCCCCGGACAACGTCACGGTCGTCGTGCTCGACGTCACCGACTCCGAGCCGGGCGAGGACGACGACGCGGCCACCACGGTCGGTTCGGCCGCCGCCCCGCTGACCTTCGAGGCGTCGACCGGCCGAAAGCCGATCCGCCTCCCCACGATCCTGCTGCACCCGCTCAAGGTGTCGGCCGCTCCGGAGGACTCGCACTTCGAGCCGGAGTCGGACCAGTACTTCGCCGAGCTCATCGCCGAGGACCGCCGACGCCGCGTGCGTCGTCGGGTGTCCTGGTCGATCGCACTCGTCATCGCGATCCTGGCGCTGATCGGCGCGCTCTTCCTCGGTTACCGGATCGTGCAGGACCACTACTACGTGGGCACGGACCGCGGCTCGGTGGCGATCTACAAGGGCGTGCAGCAGTCGATCGGACCGATCGCGCTGTCCGACGTCTACGAGGACACCGACATCTCGCTGACCGAGCTCCCCGACTACACGCGTGAGAACGTCCGCTCGACGATCAACGCGACGTCCCTGCAGGACGCCCGCGCGATCGTCGACCGGCTGCGCACCGCCGCCGAGACCGGTCAGGACCAGAGCGGGACGGGAGGCTCGGGAGACTCCCCGACGTCGTCACCGTCCGCCTCCCCCTCGGGGTCCGCAACGCCCCGGTCCCCGTCACCCTCCCCGTCGAGGAGCGCACGATGA
- the pknB gene encoding Stk1 family PASTA domain-containing Ser/Thr kinase has translation MPEGVTAGITLLANRYEIGDVIGRGGMATVHVGTDTRLGRRVAVKLLKPSLANDPAFRTRFRQEAQAAARMAHPTIVRVYDAGEETVRESSGAEVQVPFIVMEYVEGRPLSEIVAEGPVVQEEAARIVEGILTALEFSHRAGVVHRDIKPANVMITHSGQVKVMDFGIARAITDTSATVAQTTSILGTASYFSPEQARGEVVDARTDLYSTGIVLFELLTGHPPFRGASPVAVAYQHVSEQPVAPSTMTSTVSPALDAVTLHALVKDRTRRFQNAAEFRRDLQQAAAGHVPISKKKLAAAAADDAALLFGVNPRAAANADVAFRELDDTSERRPQRTQNRPPVAWIWLGIVLTIAVIAAVAYFVANLEPGKPPVSSSIKVPSVAGQTYDQAQATLERRGLKAARDDEPSDSVDKDDVIRTVPDAKTSVARDQEIRVVVSTGPEQIAVPDVRSQTQDAATKALDAAGFSVGAVSSDYSPTVPEGTVLSSDPASGVTQAKGSVVNLVVSNGKVQLPDVTQQPFDTARSTLAGKGLTVQPAPSYACTGTTVTQQSVPAGDVPQGTTVTLTYCAASAQPQRQPSRQPAPGGGTSNGGGAATGGGATNGGGGSLNPGDRGN, from the coding sequence GTGCCTGAAGGTGTGACCGCGGGGATCACGCTCCTCGCCAACCGGTACGAGATCGGTGACGTCATCGGACGCGGCGGCATGGCCACCGTGCACGTGGGCACCGACACGCGACTGGGCCGGCGAGTGGCCGTGAAGCTGCTCAAGCCGAGTCTCGCGAACGACCCGGCGTTCCGCACGCGCTTCCGGCAGGAGGCGCAGGCGGCGGCCCGCATGGCCCACCCGACGATCGTCCGTGTCTACGACGCCGGCGAAGAGACCGTGCGCGAGTCCTCGGGCGCCGAGGTGCAGGTCCCCTTCATCGTCATGGAGTACGTCGAGGGCCGCCCGCTGAGCGAGATCGTCGCCGAGGGTCCGGTCGTGCAGGAAGAAGCCGCGCGCATCGTCGAGGGCATCCTCACCGCGCTCGAGTTCTCCCACCGCGCCGGTGTCGTCCACCGCGACATCAAGCCCGCGAACGTCATGATCACCCACTCGGGCCAGGTCAAGGTGATGGACTTCGGCATCGCCCGCGCCATCACGGACACATCGGCCACCGTGGCGCAGACCACGTCGATCCTCGGCACCGCGTCGTACTTCTCCCCGGAGCAGGCCCGCGGCGAGGTCGTCGACGCCCGCACCGACCTGTACTCGACCGGCATCGTGCTGTTCGAGCTGCTCACCGGACACCCGCCCTTCCGTGGCGCCTCCCCGGTCGCCGTCGCCTACCAGCACGTCAGCGAGCAGCCCGTCGCGCCGTCCACGATGACGTCGACGGTCTCGCCGGCACTCGACGCCGTCACCCTGCACGCCCTCGTGAAGGACCGCACCCGTCGGTTCCAGAACGCTGCGGAGTTCCGCCGCGACCTGCAGCAGGCCGCCGCCGGACACGTCCCGATCTCGAAGAAGAAGCTCGCGGCCGCCGCGGCGGACGACGCCGCGCTGCTGTTCGGGGTCAACCCCCGTGCGGCCGCCAACGCCGACGTCGCCTTCCGCGAACTCGACGACACCTCCGAGCGCCGACCCCAGCGGACCCAGAACCGGCCCCCCGTCGCCTGGATCTGGCTCGGGATCGTCCTCACCATCGCGGTCATCGCCGCCGTCGCCTACTTCGTCGCGAACCTCGAGCCGGGCAAGCCGCCGGTCAGTTCGTCGATCAAGGTGCCCAGCGTCGCCGGCCAGACCTACGACCAAGCCCAGGCGACACTCGAACGTCGTGGACTGAAGGCTGCGCGCGACGACGAACCCTCGGACAGCGTCGACAAGGACGACGTGATCCGGACCGTCCCGGACGCGAAGACCTCCGTTGCTCGTGACCAGGAGATCCGGGTCGTCGTGTCGACCGGACCGGAGCAGATCGCCGTGCCGGACGTCCGGTCGCAGACGCAGGACGCCGCCACCAAGGCCCTTGACGCCGCGGGCTTCTCGGTCGGCGCGGTCAGCTCGGACTACTCGCCGACGGTGCCCGAGGGCACGGTGCTGAGCAGCGACCCGGCGTCGGGCGTCACACAGGCCAAGGGCTCGGTCGTGAACCTCGTCGTGTCGAACGGCAAGGTCCAGCTGCCGGACGTCACACAGCAGCCGTTCGACACCGCCCGGTCCACGCTCGCCGGCAAGGGTCTCACCGTGCAGCCCGCGCCGTCGTACGCCTGCACGGGCACTACGGTGACGCAGCAGAGCGTGCCCGCGGGCGACGTCCCCCAGGGCACCACGGTCACGCTGACCTACTGCGCAGCCTCGGCACAGCCGCAGCGGCAGCCGTCGCGCCAGCCGGCACCCGGTGGCGGCACGTCGAACGGCGGCGGTGCGGCCACCGGTGGCGGCGCGACGAACGGCGGCGGCGGATCGCTGAACCCGGGCGACAGGGGCAACTGA
- a CDS encoding FtsW/RodA/SpoVE family cell cycle protein, whose product MSATAAPSLTQAITIKLREPARARNLELVLLVIACGICGGAMVLVQLGTKGRVFDTSVLWTAASILGLALVMHVILRVVAKNADPFILPVALVLNGIGIAEIYRIDIHNGVSGWAAIGVKQIAWTLLAMVFAIITILLVRNHRFLQRYRYIFMLLTIVLLLLPMLPGIGTNIGGARVWIRIGPFSFQPGELAKITMALFFAGYLVTARDSLSIVGRKFLGMTFPRARDLGPILIIWGVAMSVLVFQRDLGTALLYFGLFLVMIYVATARLSWVVIGLVLFIGGALIAASVLVYVQGRFEQWLDPFDQQIFLRQTQGSYQLVQGLFGFANGGITGTGLGQGRPYITPVANADYIIASLGEELGLIGVFAILGLFVVLVSRGIRVGFMAQDDFGKLLGIGFGFTIALQVFVVVGGITRIIPVTGLTTPFMAAGGSSLVANWIIAAMLLRLTDSIPAEQRVQQGALSERGNTGRGRSRKERR is encoded by the coding sequence ATGAGCGCCACGGCCGCACCCTCGTTGACCCAGGCGATCACGATCAAGCTCCGGGAGCCCGCGCGGGCCCGGAACCTCGAGCTCGTGCTGCTCGTCATCGCCTGCGGCATCTGCGGCGGTGCGATGGTGCTCGTGCAGCTCGGCACCAAGGGCCGCGTCTTCGACACCTCGGTGCTCTGGACCGCGGCCTCGATCCTCGGCCTGGCGCTCGTGATGCACGTCATCCTGCGCGTCGTCGCGAAGAACGCCGACCCGTTCATCCTGCCGGTGGCCCTCGTGCTCAACGGCATCGGGATCGCCGAGATCTACCGGATCGACATCCACAACGGCGTCTCCGGGTGGGCGGCGATCGGCGTCAAGCAGATCGCGTGGACCCTGCTGGCGATGGTGTTCGCGATCATCACGATCCTGCTCGTGCGCAACCACCGGTTCCTGCAGCGCTACCGCTACATCTTCATGCTGCTCACCATCGTGCTGCTCCTGCTGCCGATGCTGCCCGGCATCGGCACGAACATCGGCGGTGCCCGGGTCTGGATCCGGATCGGACCGTTCTCGTTCCAACCGGGTGAGCTCGCGAAGATCACCATGGCGCTGTTCTTCGCCGGCTACCTGGTCACCGCGCGGGACAGCCTGTCGATCGTCGGCCGGAAGTTCCTCGGCATGACGTTCCCGCGTGCCCGTGACCTCGGCCCGATCCTCATCATCTGGGGTGTGGCGATGAGCGTGCTGGTCTTCCAGCGCGACCTCGGCACCGCCCTGCTGTACTTCGGCCTGTTCCTCGTGATGATCTACGTCGCGACCGCCCGGCTCAGCTGGGTCGTGATCGGCCTGGTGCTGTTCATCGGCGGTGCCCTCATCGCGGCGAGCGTCCTGGTCTACGTGCAGGGCCGCTTCGAGCAGTGGCTCGACCCGTTCGACCAGCAGATCTTCCTGCGGCAGACGCAGGGCAGCTACCAGCTCGTGCAGGGCCTGTTCGGCTTCGCCAACGGCGGGATCACCGGCACCGGGCTCGGGCAGGGCCGGCCGTACATCACGCCGGTCGCCAACGCGGACTACATCATCGCCTCGCTCGGTGAAGAGCTCGGGCTGATCGGGGTCTTCGCGATCCTCGGCCTGTTCGTGGTGCTGGTCTCCCGGGGCATCCGCGTCGGCTTCATGGCGCAGGACGACTTCGGCAAGCTGCTCGGCATCGGGTTCGGCTTCACGATCGCCCTGCAGGTCTTCGTCGTCGTCGGTGGCATCACCCGGATCATCCCGGTCACCGGACTCACCACGCCGTTCATGGCGGCAGGTGGTTCGTCCCTCGTGGCGAACTGGATCATCGCGGCGATGCTGCTGCGGCTGACCGACTCGATCCCCGCCGAACAGCGCGTCCAGCAGGGTGCGCTGTCGGAGCGGGGCAACACCGGCCGTGGCCGGTCCAGGAAGGAGCGCCGGTGA
- a CDS encoding gamma-glutamyl-gamma-aminobutyrate hydrolase family protein (Members of this family of hydrolases with an active site Cys residue belong to MEROPS family C26.): MTKILVVDNYDSFVYTLNGYVQQLGADTDVVRNDAFPESEIADRIAEYDGVLLSPGPGTPADAGVSIPTVRAAIAADKPLLGVCLGHQAIAEALGATVTHADELMHGKTSQVDHDDSVLFTGVPHPFTATRYHSLAIVDGTVPDELTITARTAGGVIMGVQHRGAPVYGVQFHPESVLTEGGYRMVGNWLETAGLSGAAERAAGLGPLISGR, from the coding sequence ATGACCAAGATCCTCGTCGTCGACAACTACGACAGCTTCGTGTACACCCTCAACGGCTACGTCCAGCAGCTCGGTGCGGACACCGACGTCGTGCGGAACGACGCCTTCCCGGAGAGTGAGATCGCCGACCGGATCGCCGAGTACGACGGCGTCCTGCTGTCTCCTGGCCCGGGCACCCCCGCCGACGCCGGCGTCTCGATCCCGACCGTGCGTGCGGCCATCGCGGCGGACAAGCCCCTGCTGGGCGTCTGCCTCGGACACCAGGCGATCGCCGAGGCCCTGGGCGCCACGGTCACGCACGCCGACGAGCTGATGCACGGCAAGACGTCGCAGGTCGACCACGACGACAGCGTGCTGTTCACCGGTGTCCCGCACCCCTTCACGGCGACGCGGTACCACTCACTGGCGATCGTCGACGGCACGGTCCCGGACGAGCTGACGATCACGGCCCGGACCGCGGGCGGCGTCATCATGGGTGTGCAGCACCGTGGCGCACCGGTCTACGGCGTGCAGTTCCACCCGGAGTCCGTCCTCACCGAGGGTGGCTACCGGATGGTCGGCAACTGGCTCGAGACGGCGGGCCTCAGTGGCGCCGCCGAGCGGGCTGCTGGACTCGGCCCGCTCATCTCCGGACGCTGA
- a CDS encoding penicillin-binding protein 2: protein MNRQLRGVSTVVVLMFVALFVSTTSIQFFAADSLRADSRNSRTILDSYSTKRGAILVDGKPIAESTAVDDQYQYQRKYNNGALYSAVTGYFTIGQGNSGIESAENAVLSGNSDDSFFQNLNAILTGQDVQGDNVNLTIDPDVQQAAYDALGANTGAVVAIQPKTGKILAMVSKPGYDPNTLTSHDTKDVIARYQALEADASKPLANRAIAGDLYTPGSVFKLVVASAALASGDYTLDSTLPNPSTLTLPGSSSRINNAEGGSCGGGDQVKLRVAIQYSCNIPFAELGRKLGYETIKKTADEYGFGNVIDVPTSATPSQYPEPESTAELMLSSFGQASDRVTPLQMAMVSAGIANGGRVMQPSLVESIETSDLKTVDSFSPKQYSAPLSSDAASDLTEAMQSVVNAGTGTNAKIDGVDVAGKTGTAEGGTGDPYTLWFTGFAPAKDPEVAVAVVVGNGGGLGQSGVGNTVAAPVAKKVMEAVLNK from the coding sequence GTGAACCGCCAACTCCGCGGCGTCTCGACCGTCGTCGTGCTCATGTTCGTCGCGCTCTTCGTGTCGACGACGTCCATCCAGTTCTTCGCGGCGGACTCGCTCCGTGCCGACAGCCGGAACTCCCGAACCATCCTGGACAGTTACTCCACCAAGCGTGGGGCGATCCTGGTCGACGGCAAGCCGATCGCCGAGTCCACCGCGGTCGACGACCAGTACCAGTACCAGCGCAAGTACAACAACGGCGCTCTCTACTCGGCCGTCACTGGCTACTTCACGATCGGTCAGGGCAACTCGGGCATCGAGAGCGCCGAGAACGCCGTGCTGTCGGGCAACAGCGACGACTCGTTCTTCCAGAACCTCAACGCGATCCTCACCGGACAGGACGTCCAGGGCGACAACGTCAACCTGACGATCGACCCCGACGTGCAGCAGGCCGCGTACGACGCCCTCGGCGCGAACACCGGCGCGGTCGTCGCGATCCAGCCGAAGACGGGCAAGATCCTGGCGATGGTGTCGAAGCCGGGCTACGACCCCAACACCCTCACCTCGCACGACACCAAGGACGTCATCGCGCGCTACCAGGCGCTCGAGGCCGACGCCTCGAAGCCGCTGGCGAACCGTGCCATCGCCGGCGACCTGTACACGCCCGGATCGGTGTTCAAGCTCGTGGTCGCCTCCGCGGCCCTGGCGAGCGGGGACTACACGCTCGACTCGACACTGCCGAACCCGTCGACCTTGACCCTGCCGGGCAGCAGCTCGCGGATCAACAACGCCGAGGGCGGCAGCTGTGGCGGTGGCGACCAGGTCAAGCTCCGCGTCGCGATCCAGTACTCGTGCAACATCCCGTTCGCCGAACTCGGCCGGAAGCTCGGCTACGAGACGATCAAGAAGACCGCGGACGAGTACGGTTTCGGCAACGTCATCGACGTGCCGACCTCGGCGACCCCGAGCCAGTACCCGGAGCCCGAGTCGACGGCCGAGCTCATGCTCAGCTCGTTCGGCCAGGCCAGCGACCGCGTGACCCCGCTGCAGATGGCGATGGTCTCCGCCGGCATCGCGAACGGCGGGCGTGTCATGCAGCCGTCGCTCGTCGAGTCGATCGAGACGAGCGACCTGAAGACGGTCGACTCGTTCTCGCCGAAGCAGTACAGCGCCCCGCTGTCGTCCGACGCGGCGTCCGACCTGACCGAAGCGATGCAGAGCGTCGTGAACGCGGGGACCGGAACGAATGCGAAGATCGACGGTGTCGACGTCGCTGGCAAGACCGGCACGGCCGAGGGCGGCACGGGCGATCCCTACACTCTCTGGTTCACGGGCTTCGCCCCGGCCAAGGACCCGGAGGTCGCGGTCGCCGTGGTCGTCGGGAACGGCGGCGGGCTCGGGCAGTCCGGAGTCGGCAACACGGTCGCGGCTCCCGTCGCGAAGAAGGTCATGGAGGCGGTGCTGAACAAATGA
- a CDS encoding FHA domain-containing protein produces MTTGLTLLVLRFAFLAVLWLFVFVIVFALRSDLFGQRVRAIPTDPKSGPSTPTTPPMPAGAGTAAAASGASPGAFTELIGQASAPTASTAGPVATRLVITEGAREGMEMPLGGGPITIGRSSESNVVIRDDYTSTNHARLDLQGGAWVLTDLGSTNGTFVGGQKVTVPTTVAERTPITIGTTTFELRR; encoded by the coding sequence ATGACCACGGGCCTGACCCTGCTCGTCCTGCGCTTCGCGTTCCTCGCGGTGCTGTGGCTGTTCGTCTTCGTGATCGTCTTCGCGTTGCGCAGCGACCTCTTCGGCCAACGCGTCCGTGCGATCCCCACCGACCCCAAGTCCGGCCCGTCGACCCCGACCACCCCGCCGATGCCGGCCGGTGCCGGAACCGCAGCCGCAGCCTCCGGGGCGTCTCCCGGTGCGTTCACCGAGCTGATCGGTCAGGCCAGCGCACCCACCGCCTCCACCGCGGGTCCGGTCGCCACCCGTCTCGTCATCACCGAGGGTGCCCGTGAGGGCATGGAGATGCCCCTCGGCGGCGGCCCGATCACGATCGGCCGCTCCAGCGAGAGCAACGTCGTGATCCGCGACGACTACACCTCCACGAACCACGCCCGCCTCGACCTGCAGGGCGGTGCCTGGGTCCTGACCGACCTCGGATCGACCAACGGCACCTTCGTGGGCGGCCAGAAGGTCACCGTCCCCACCACCGTGGCGGAACGCACCCCGATCACCATCGGGACGACGACGTTCGAGCTGCGGCGGTAG
- a CDS encoding protein kinase, giving the protein MRPTSGLTFGGRYQLSSRVAIGGMGEVWQATDLVIGRTVALKILKDEYLGDPGFLERFRAEARHAALVNHEGIANVFDYGEEDGSAYLVMELVPGEALSTMIEREHTLPVDKVLDIVAQTANALQAAHAVGLVHRDIKPGNLLITPDGRVKITDFGIARIADQVPLTATGQVMGTVQYLSPEQASGHPASPSTDVYSLGIVAYECLAGRRPFTGESQVAIAMAHINDQPPALPGTVPEPVAALVMSCIAKKPADRPATAANLARAAQALRRGDVAAATVAVPAIGGAGTVAFNPPPGNDAATALIGTQANAPVVGGGAPRSPAGPEDDTDEKKSRAWIWWLVGAVVLIAAIVIGVLVFANADQDPDPSASQSSAPSQTRSQAPSQEPSATPTETRTTINPADYIGRATDQVQTELQSMGFAVQVQDGDPAETAEQANTVQSISPTGSLSDGALITLREYTAPPSVNKPNTPSAGAVSATGAVTFSWSTATCPTGYTVSKYSWTVSGGKDASGATSGDTSETSVDIQADQAGDDVTLSYTVTCGNLAASSTSDPATATWVAPVEPTDAPTSTATPQD; this is encoded by the coding sequence ATGAGACCCACCAGCGGACTCACCTTCGGTGGGCGGTACCAGCTCTCCTCCCGAGTCGCCATCGGCGGCATGGGAGAGGTGTGGCAGGCGACTGACCTCGTCATCGGGCGCACCGTCGCCCTGAAGATCCTCAAGGACGAGTACCTCGGCGACCCCGGGTTCCTCGAGCGCTTCCGCGCCGAGGCCCGGCACGCCGCACTCGTCAACCACGAGGGCATCGCCAACGTGTTCGACTACGGCGAGGAAGACGGCAGCGCCTACCTCGTGATGGAACTCGTCCCCGGCGAAGCCCTGTCCACGATGATCGAGCGCGAGCACACCCTGCCCGTCGACAAGGTCCTCGACATCGTCGCCCAGACCGCGAATGCCCTGCAGGCAGCGCACGCCGTCGGCCTGGTGCACCGCGACATCAAGCCGGGCAACCTGCTCATCACGCCGGACGGCCGCGTCAAGATCACCGACTTCGGGATCGCCCGCATCGCCGATCAGGTCCCGCTCACCGCGACCGGCCAGGTCATGGGCACCGTCCAGTACCTGTCGCCGGAGCAGGCGAGCGGCCATCCCGCCTCGCCGTCGACGGACGTGTACTCGCTCGGCATCGTCGCGTACGAGTGCCTGGCGGGTCGTCGACCCTTCACGGGCGAGTCGCAGGTCGCCATCGCGATGGCACACATCAACGACCAGCCGCCCGCGCTGCCGGGGACCGTCCCGGAGCCGGTGGCCGCCCTCGTGATGTCCTGCATCGCGAAGAAGCCCGCCGACCGTCCGGCGACCGCGGCGAACCTCGCCCGCGCCGCCCAGGCCCTCCGTCGCGGTGACGTCGCTGCGGCGACCGTGGCGGTGCCGGCCATCGGCGGCGCCGGGACGGTCGCGTTCAACCCGCCCCCGGGCAACGACGCCGCCACCGCCCTCATCGGCACCCAGGCGAACGCGCCGGTCGTCGGTGGCGGTGCGCCGCGCAGCCCCGCCGGTCCCGAGGACGACACCGACGAGAAGAAGAGCCGCGCCTGGATCTGGTGGCTCGTCGGCGCCGTCGTGCTCATCGCGGCGATCGTGATCGGTGTGCTCGTCTTCGCGAACGCAGACCAGGACCCCGACCCGTCCGCGTCCCAGAGCAGTGCTCCGTCGCAGACGAGGTCGCAGGCGCCGAGCCAGGAACCGTCGGCAACCCCGACCGAGACCCGGACGACGATCAACCCCGCCGACTACATCGGGCGGGCGACCGACCAGGTCCAGACGGAACTGCAGAGCATGGGCTTCGCCGTCCAGGTGCAGGACGGCGATCCGGCCGAGACCGCCGAGCAGGCGAACACGGTGCAGTCGATCAGCCCCACCGGCAGCCTGTCGGACGGCGCACTCATCACCCTGCGTGAGTACACCGCGCCGCCGTCGGTCAACAAGCCGAACACCCCGAGCGCCGGCGCGGTCTCCGCCACCGGAGCCGTGACGTTCAGCTGGTCGACCGCCACCTGCCCGACCGGGTACACCGTCTCGAAGTACTCGTGGACGGTCTCCGGCGGCAAGGACGCCAGCGGCGCCACGAGCGGTGACACCTCGGAGACGTCGGTCGACATCCAGGCCGACCAGGCCGGCGACGACGTCACCCTGTCCTACACGGTGACGTGTGGCAACCTCGCCGCGTCGAGCACCTCGGACCCGGCCACCGCCACGTGGGTCGCCCCCGTCGAGCCGACGGACGCGCCGACCTCGACGGCGACGCCGCAGGACTGA
- a CDS encoding cell division protein CrgA, with the protein MAMDKDRTKPARTTRADSVDTAGDQPNPVWFKPVMFGFMLIGLAWVIVFYVSGGTLPVPSLNSWNILIGFGIMFVGFLMTTRWR; encoded by the coding sequence ATGGCCATGGACAAGGACCGCACCAAGCCCGCCCGGACGACCCGAGCCGACTCGGTCGACACCGCGGGGGACCAGCCGAACCCCGTGTGGTTCAAGCCCGTCATGTTCGGCTTCATGCTGATCGGACTCGCATGGGTCATCGTCTTCTACGTCTCCGGCGGCACGCTCCCGGTCCCGTCGCTGAACTCGTGGAACATCTTGATCGGCTTCGGCATCATGTTCGTCGGCTTCCTCATGACCACGCGGTGGCGCTGA